ctgtgtgtccaggggggagtctctcatctggtatcacccacggattgaggtgctgggtttgagtctgccacttttggactctcgcttgctggagtgttccagcgagtgtctttgtagatctaagaaaactatttcttgatttaagttgttgacttgctgcctgatacccaaacagaggatgagctggaaatgtcactgccttggtcctttcactattggctgccacttcccagcgtatgtcaggtggtgcaataccggctaagcagtgtaatttctccagtggtgtagggcgcagacaccctgtgataatgtggcatgtctcattaagagccacatccactgttttagtgtggtgagatgtgttccacactgggcatgcatactcagcagcagagtagcataacacaagggcagatgtcttcactgtgtctggttgtgatccccaggttgtgccagtcagctttcgtatgatattgtttctatcacccactttttgcttgaagttcaggcagtgcttcttgtaggtcagagcacggtccagagtgactcccaggtatttgggtgcgctgcaatgctccagtgggattcctccccaggtgataatcctcagagcttgggatgcttgtctgttcttaaggtgaaagccacatgtctgtgttttagatggattaggcattggctggttttccctgtaataagcagtaagagcacctagagcttcggagagcttctgttctaccatctcaaagctccctgcttgagcggtgatggcacgatcatcagcatagatgaaaataATATCTTGTCAGTCATTGCCAAGATCACTGACAATATATTATTGTGTATACATGTATGATACTCAAGGTTATGTGGACATCATTTTTCTTTATCATCTTCTAGTTACTAACACCTTGTGTGACATCCAAAGGCTCCTCTGCCCAGCCTCAGagggcattgctgtggcccttcaATAGCCATGGGAGGGAGGTGACCACCATCCCGGAGTTATGGTCATGCTAATTGACTTGTTTTTCTCTTCTCGGCAGGGCCTCCACTGGTACGGTGTGTGCCAGTACCATGGAAAAGCTTTTCCTGCCTCTTTTGATGCTTGGCACCATGGCGAAAGCTCAGCACTGCCCCGGCCGTTGCATCTGCCAGAACATCTCCCCGACGTTGACCATGCTGTGTGCCAAAACGGGCCTCCTCTTTGTGCCGCTCTCCATCGACCGGCGCACGGTGGAGCTGCGCCTGACGGACAACTTCATCACCGTCATCCGCCGGAAGGACTTCTCCAACATGACCAACCTGGTGCACCTCACCCTCTCCCGCAACACCATCAGCCAGATCATGCCCTTCGCCTTCTCCGACCTGCGTGCCTTACGGGCCCTGCACATGAACAGCAACCGCTTGGCCGCCTTGAAGAACGAGCACTTCCGAGGGCTGAGCAACCTCCGGCACCTCATCCTCGGGAACAACCAGATCAACAACATCGAGGCATCCTCCTTCAACGAGTTCCTCTCCACCGTGGAAGACCTGGATCTGTCTTACAACAATCTGGAGACACTGCCATGGGAAGCCATCGGGCAAATGGTGAGCCTCAACACCCTCACGCTGGACCACAACCTCATTGACCACATTGCCGAGGGCACCTTCTCCCAACTCCAGAAGCTGGTGAGGTTAGATATGACCTCCAACCGGCTCCAGAAGCTGCCCCCAGACAACCTCTTCTTGAGGGCTCAAGTGCTGGCCAATGTCCGTGGGACTCACCCTTCTTCCTTGACCATCAGCTTTGGAGGCAACCCTTTGCACTGCAACTGTGAGCTTCTTTGGCTCCGGAGGTTAACGCGAGAGGACGATTTGGAGACCTGCGCATCTCCAGAGCACCTGATGGACAAGTATTTCTGGTCCATCCCCGAAGAAGAGTTCATCTGCGAACCTCCGCTCATCACCCGCCAATACGCGACCAAGGCGTTCATCATGGAAGGACAAGGGGTGAGCCTCAAGTGCAAAGCCGTGGGGGACCCAGAGCCCTCCATCCATTGGATTGCACCCGATGGCAAGTTGATCCACAACACAACCCGGGCCACGGTCTACGACAACGGCACCTTGGATGTCCTCATCACCACCTTGAAGGACAACGGCATCTTCACCTGCATTGCCTCCAATGCGGCTGGAGAGGCCACCGCCCCTGTCGAAATCTGCATCGTCCCCCTCCCTTTGCTCGTCAACAACACTGCCCACATGAAGGAACCTGACCCCGGCTCCTCCGACATCACCACCTCCTCCAAATCCGGTGCCAATGACACCAAGAACCACCTGGACAAGAGGATTGTCGCCGCCGATCTGACGTCCACCTCGGTGGTCATCCATTGGCCCTCTGAGCGGCACATCCCTGGCATCCGTATGTAccagatccaatacaacagctccTTGGATGACTCTTTGGTTTACAGGTGAGCCAAGTGGGTTGGGGGTTGATCTAATGTGTCATGTTCACATATCATGTGCCACCCTGATGATGCCATGAGGAAAGAGCACAGAATGTGGCATCTTGGCACTCTCCAAACGTGAGGACAGATTGCCATGTTGTGCGATGACTCTCTCTGCCATCCTGTTAGTAACATATGCATACGTAAACCCACCTTAGGCCTGCATGCCCGCTTTTTCATAATTGCAGAGGTTGTTATTCTCTTCCATGCTCTGCAAAGTACTCCTAGTAACTGTTGGAGACCATGGAGGAGTAGAGATGCATCTGGTGATGGGCAACAGCCTGAAGCAGGGTGccgacatttatttatttttatttatttacagcttttatattccgcccttctcactccgcaggggactcagggcggattacagtgtacacatatatggcaaacattcaatgccaatttttgacatacaacatatacagacatagacaaaggctatttaactttttctggccgccaggggagctgtcgctttcatcatccatctgcgacgctgatgaagcacttccgcattccccgcatgcttcccggctggaatgctttgctggagtcttctttatggcctcataaatcagttaatttagcctccccatactttaaggtggtacctaattttcctacttgacagatgcaactgtcttttgggttgcaaaggtcgacaacaggctacacacaattggttggaaacccactccaatccggactggcttcgaactcatgaccttttggtcagagtgatcttaatgcagctgacactcagccagctgcgccacaatcccggacaTCACCTGCCCTTTAGATTTTGGAAGAAGGTGCCATCATTCAGTGTTTGGCTATGGGACGTAGCCTGACATTTCTCATATATGCAACCCACAGTAGAGTTTGAGAGTGCCTCTCTGTCTGATTTTATTATGCTGCTTTATATTGTAGattttattcattatttcatattttgttatgttgtatttcgttattgtttattatgttgtattattttgggcctggcctcatgttagccgctccgagtcccctttggggagatggtggtgggttataacttattattattattattattattattattattattatcatcaatttTTTGCACGCTCTACATTGTCCAGCATAGGCTGGACAATGTAGGATATCAGCTTATGTATGCCCACACGAAATTGGATATCAACTGTCCCAATGTAGGCCATGatcttgctatttatttatcatgtcaggagcagaccaaacagttgcgttgcatttttttaacaaacaaacaaacaaaacacaaagtttgcaagcttgatagttgattaaatgtcctttgacgggtatctggccccttggagtgcctctggtgttgccgcaagaaggtcctcccttgtgcatgtggcagggctcagggtgcattgcagcaggcggtcagtggtttgctcttctctgcactcgcatgccgtggattccactttgtggccccatttcttgaggttggctctacatctcgtggtgccagaacgcagtctgttcaccgccttccaagtcgcccagtcttctgtgtgcccaggggggaggctctcgtttggtatcagcaattatttgaggtgctgggtttgaacctgccacttttggactctcacttgctgaggtgttccagcgagtgtctctgtagatcttagaatattatttcttgatttaagtcgttgacatgcttgctgatacccaaacagggggtgggttggagatgtcactgccttggtcctttcactattggctgctccttcccgacggatgtcaggtggtgcaataccggctaagcagtgtaatttctccagtggtgtagggcgcagataccctgtgatcatgtggcatgtctcattaagagccacattcactgttttagcatggtgagatgtgttccacaccgggcatgcctactcagcagcagagtagcacagcacaagggcagatgtcttcactgtgtctggttgtgatctccaggttgtgccagtcagctttcatatgatattatttctagggcCCACTTTTTGCATGATCTTACTGGAACAACTGAAAGGAagaagataaggtaaaggtaaaggttttcccctgaaattcagtccagtcatgtctgactctgggggttggtgctcatatccatttctaagccaaagagccggcgttgtccgtagacacctccaaggtcatgtggtcaccatgactgcatggagagccgttaccttcccaccggagtggggAATTCACAAAGGACacaaagtccagtcgtgtccgactctgggggctggtgctcatctccatttctaagccaaagagccggcgttgtccgtagacacctccaaggtcatgtggttgacatgactgcatggagcactgttaccttcccagcggaacggtacctattgatctactcacatttgcatgttttcgaactgctaggttggtagaagctggggctgacagcgggagctcacaccgctccccggattcaaacctgcgacgtTTCGGTCCACAACTTTAGCAGCCCAGCAGTTTAAGCCATCGTGCCACCAGGGTTAGTTCCcaaaaggaagaaagcaaaggtttcCATCTCAGTCACTCCAGACTTTGTTACTACTGGTTGGAAACATGGAAACAGAGGTTTGGGGAAGGCCAAGGTGGCAAAAAGGATGTGTCTCTCGCCCTAAAATGGTGCCACAGGAGCAGGGTATATTTGGGAAGAGGCTGAGAGAAGGAGACAGATATATCCAGGCAGTGAGATAGATCAGAGCTGGAAACGCCTTGCTGGCATTGTTATTGTTACGTGCCTTGAAGTCAAGCCTGGATTTACGGCCTCCCTCTCTTCGTGCTTTCTTGGCCGGATTCCTTTGGAGGAGCTTTGCCATTGCCATCCTCAGAGGACGGGAGTGTTTGATATGCCTCCTTCTCCATTGCGCTTCCTTGACTAAATGGGGATTTGGAGCTCCAGAAATCAAAAACCATGACACCTCACTCCTTGGTGATAAGTGGGCCTTTGAGTCGCCTCTCAGCTTATAGTAATCCCATGAAATTAGTAGGGTTTCCTTAACCAATATAGCAATATTAGTATTCCTTGGCCACCAgcggcacagcgggttaaactgctgagctgctgaacttcctgattgaaaggttggcggttcaaatccagggagcagggtgagctcctgctattagccccagcttctgccaacttagcagttcgaaaacatgcaaatgtgagtagatcaataggtaccgctccggtgggaaggtataaaagcgctccatgcagtcatgctggccacatgatcttggagacgtctatggacaacgaaactgctgtgctgctgaacttcctgattgaaaggttggcggttcaaatccagggagcagggtgagctcctgctgttagccccagcttctgccaacttagcagttctaaaacatgcaaatgtgagtagatcaataggtaccgctccggtgggaaggtaaaagtgctccatgcagtcatgctggccacatgaccttggagacgtctatggacaatgaaactgctgtgctgctgaacttcctgattgaaaggttggcggttcaaatccagggagcagggcgagctcctgctattagcccagcttctgccaacctagcaatttgaaaacatgcaaatgtgagtaaatcaataggtaccgctccggtgggaaggtaaaagtgctccatgcagtcatgctggccacatgaccttggagacgtctatggacaacgaaactgctgtgctgctgaacttcctgattgaaaggttggcggttcaaatccagggagcagggtgagctcctgctgttagccccagcttctgccaacttagctgttctaaaacatgcaaatgtgagtagatcaataggtaccgctccggtgggaaggtataaaagtgctccatgcagtcatgctggccacatgaccttggagacgtctgtGGACAACGAAACTGCTGTGTTGCTGAACTTCCTGATTGAatggttggcggttcaaatccagggagcagggtgagctcctgctgttagccccagcttctgccaacctagcagttcgaaaacatgcaaatgtgagtagatcaatagataccgaggtaaggtaacagtgctccatgcagtcatgctggccacatgaccttggagacgtctatggacaatgaaactgctgtgctgctgaacttcctgattgaaaggttggcggttcaaatccagggagcagaatgagctcctgctgttagccccagcttctgccaacttagttgttcgaaaacatgcaaatgtgagtagatcaataggtactgctccagtgggaaggtaaaagtgctccatgcagtcatgctggccacatgaccttggaggtgtctatggacaatgaaactgctgtgctgctgaacttcctgattgaaaggttggcggttcaaatccagggagcagggtgagctcctgctgatagccccagcttctgccaacctagcagtttggatacatgcaaatgtgagtagatcaataggtaccactccggtgggaaggtaacagtgctccatgcagtcatgccgaccacatgaccttggaggcgtctatggacaatgaaactgctgtgctgctgaacttcctgattgaaaggttggcggttcaaatccagggagcagggtgagctcctgctgatagccccagcttctgccaacctagcagtttggatacatgcaaatgtgagtagatcaataggtaccactccggtgggaaggtaacagtgctccatgcagtcatgccgaccacatgaccttggaggcgtctatggacaacgaaactgctgagctgctgaactttctgattgaaaggttggcggttcaaatccagggagcagggtgagctcctgctgttagccccagcttctgccaacttagcagttctaaaacatgcaaatgtgagtagatcaataggtaccgctccggtgggaaggtataaaagtgctccatgcagtcatgctggccacatgaccttggagacgtctatggacaacgaaactgctgtgctgctgaacttcctgattgaaaggttggcggtttaaatccagggagcagggtgagctcctgctgttagccccagcttctgccaacctagcagttcgaaaacatgcaaatgtgagtagatcaataggtaccgctctggtgggaaggtaaaagtgctccatgcagtcatgctggccacatgaccttggagacgtctatggacaatgaaACTGCagtgctgctgaacttcctgattgaaaggttggcgcttcaaatccagggagcagggtgagctcctgctgttagctccagcttctgccaacctagcagttc
The sequence above is a segment of the Anolis sagrei isolate rAnoSag1 chromosome Y, rAnoSag1.mat, whole genome shotgun sequence genome. Coding sequences within it:
- the LOC137095500 gene encoding leucine-rich repeat and fibronectin type III domain-containing protein 1-like; protein product: MEKLFLPLLMLGTMAKAQHCPGRCICQNISPTLTMLCAKTGLLFVPLSIDRRTVELRLTDNFITVIRRKDFSNMTNLVHLTLSRNTISQIMPFAFSDLRALRALHMNSNRLAALKNEHFRGLSNLRHLILGNNQINNIEASSFNEFLSTVEDLDLSYNNLETLPWEAIGQMVSLNTLTLDHNLIDHIAEGTFSQLQKLVRLDMTSNRLQKLPPDNLFLRAQVLANVRGTHPSSLTISFGGNPLHCNCELLWLRRLTREDDLETCASPEHLMDKYFWSIPEEEFICEPPLITRQYATKAFIMEGQGVSLKCKAVGDPEPSIHWIAPDGKLIHNTTRATVYDNGTLDVLITTLKDNGIFTCIASNAAGEATAPVEICIVPLPLLVNNTAHMKEPDPGSSDITTSSKSGANDTKNHLDKRIVAADLTSTSVVIHWPSERHIPGIRMYQIQYNSSLDDSLVYRMIPSSSKTFLVNDLAAGRDYDLCVLAVYDDGVTSLTATRVVGCVQFTTEGEAAQCHSLHTQFLGGTMIIIIGGIIVASVLVFIIILMIRYKVYSGQDEHKKAKVSNVYSQTNGSQPSSSTTGAGLPHSTSKLGEDKYETLHETATKGEAKEEAPNGQDVLALTEVEKRSAKVAADLQTVAVLTSEERKAGEGSMTASSVSLCLLKDAQLRATLGGSGSGVFPRELSRTHHHRHSFDGDFSLFQSHSYPRRARTKRHMSTSQLNSEECPLSHRRVTFSSTEWMLESTV